One window of Chitinivorax sp. PXF-14 genomic DNA carries:
- the fabG gene encoding 3-oxoacyl-ACP reductase FabG: MRLNGKISIITGAANGIGKATALKFSAEGATVVVCDLNLEAVAGVVEEIKAAGGKAEGFVVNVTNRQQIADMVAAVKEKYGRIDSLVNNAGIVADARLQKMTDEQFDRVIDINLKGVYNCARAVVDILVEQGSGVILNASSVVGLYGNFGQTNYAAAKFGVIGFTKTWAKELGPKGVRVNAVCPGFIATNILSSMPEKVIAAMEEKVALRRLGKPEEIANVYAFLASDEASYINGTAIEVSGSISM, from the coding sequence ATGCGACTGAATGGAAAGATTTCGATTATCACTGGCGCTGCAAACGGCATCGGTAAGGCGACAGCACTGAAGTTTTCCGCTGAGGGCGCGACGGTCGTCGTCTGTGACCTGAACCTGGAAGCAGTGGCTGGCGTGGTCGAAGAGATCAAGGCTGCCGGCGGCAAGGCGGAAGGCTTTGTCGTCAACGTGACCAACCGTCAGCAGATTGCCGACATGGTCGCCGCAGTGAAGGAAAAGTACGGCCGTATCGACTCGCTGGTGAACAACGCCGGCATCGTCGCCGATGCACGCCTGCAGAAGATGACCGACGAGCAGTTCGACCGCGTCATCGACATCAACCTGAAGGGCGTCTACAACTGCGCCCGTGCTGTGGTCGACATCCTGGTCGAGCAGGGCAGCGGTGTGATCCTGAATGCGTCGTCCGTCGTCGGCCTGTATGGCAACTTCGGCCAGACCAACTACGCTGCGGCCAAATTCGGCGTAATCGGCTTCACCAAGACCTGGGCGAAAGAGCTCGGCCCCAAGGGCGTTCGTGTCAACGCAGTGTGCCCTGGCTTCATCGCGACCAACATCCTGAGCTCGATGCCGGAAAAGGTCATCGCCGCGATGGAAGAGAAGGTGGCGCTGCGCCGTCTGGGCAAGCCCGAAGAAATCGCCAACGTTTACGCGTTCCTGGCGTCGGACGAGGCGAGCTACATCAACGGCACTGCAATCGAAGTGAGCGGCAGCATCTCGATGTAA